The following are encoded in a window of Desulfobacterales bacterium genomic DNA:
- a CDS encoding response regulator, whose protein sequence is MKLKHKINGSILLTFILIVAAFSSLQLPFQQKRFHTVMQKAKEVISTLVSRDIEPLANEIFGQRLEAINIRLEKMLELSDVITISVFDAKGLLLCSRGKYQEKEDLSQNDKELLKDQLIIRNVKWFGHSALLYYQEIIIIGEKIGFIKVYYSLDEIERERQLALILFASLLASIFLLLIIFLNLILQKTVVNPLSILKDVMLSLSSGHLGKQITIKSKDEIGSLSLIFNKMSSQIADSYEQIHQQNEALKKMDKMKDQFLANTSHELRTPLNGIIGISESLIDGTVGQIDAIAQKNLKMIANSARRLTKLVNEILDFSKLNEKKLSLNLDSVKLQPLIEEVFKLFDPQVDAKQLQLINSISDDLPPVHADADRLKQILINLIDNAIKFTSQGFVSIEAQLIKNSIIRICVTDSGIGIPDDQLDRIFEEFIQIDGSSTRSFGGTGLGLAITKNLVELHGGKIGVQSVLNKGTAIYFTLLVVGQSSYPIDVDLDDIHIDRFKGIHKSNKQLIDESLSLSKDKIEDQTIEEYEQLNQCSGNILVVDDEPVNLHVVTNHLMSKNYTVTKANSGREALKAIEQTQLGKFPAFDLVLLDIMMPMIDGYEVVKQIRGSYNLFELPILLLTAKNQAKDLAKGFQLGANDYITKPFLKEDLLARVEIHLLLRQTYHQLVDNYKRAKKFAEASAMAKSEFLANMSHEIRTPMNGVIAATDLALELQLDPKVKRYLQIIQSSGYSLLGLINDILDFSKIEAGKLELEQSPFKLDEVLIKVSNILSNKAQEKHIELLIDIDPETPMALIGDDLRIQQIIVNLVGNALKFTPYYGSIIIGVKNVSKYNKNDQVTLEFYVKDNGVGIKQKFLKQIFKPFTQEDGSTTRKFGGTGLGLSICKQLVTKMNGEIWVESIYGQGSTFYFTITLPIQSEIEKEKYTIPAQLKNERVLVVDDSEESCFIITKILKSFGFKPEVALLGIDAIEKIQQAELNGKQFKLITMDFMMPGMSGIEVSRKIRRELKIDTPIIMMTIFGREEEERAKDVGINGFLTKPISPSVFFTTIMNIFGTKNQKIYKQDESITTPLSELKEKLKGMRVLLAEDNLTNQEIASAVLKGAGIEFEIANNGKEAVKKVKNGQFQVVLMDIQMPEMDGYQATRAIREDDSFDNLPIIAMTAHAMKGDAERCLASGMNGYVTKPISQKKLFQTLFECYNAINQSSNSNEEYTSIATENNNNNLPHRLPGLDIKATLDFLSIDEMLFKKILMGFAKDNQTTIDKINKAFNEENWVELGNIAHTLKGSGSNIGAVDLQKKAFALEKACQHNIVFREIVDAMIESLKEVIQSIETLF, encoded by the coding sequence ATGAAATTGAAACATAAAATTAATGGATCTATTTTACTGACGTTTATTCTTATAGTTGCCGCTTTTAGTTCTTTACAATTACCTTTTCAACAGAAGCGATTTCATACAGTAATGCAAAAAGCAAAGGAAGTTATAAGTACTTTGGTTAGCCGAGATATTGAACCATTAGCAAATGAAATTTTTGGACAAAGATTGGAAGCTATCAATATTCGTTTAGAAAAAATGTTAGAATTATCCGATGTAATAACTATTTCAGTATTTGATGCTAAAGGTTTATTATTATGCTCAAGGGGCAAATATCAGGAAAAAGAAGATTTAAGTCAAAATGATAAAGAATTACTAAAAGATCAATTAATTATTCGGAACGTCAAATGGTTTGGGCATTCGGCTTTATTATACTATCAAGAAATTATAATTATTGGAGAAAAAATCGGTTTTATTAAGGTATATTATTCCTTAGATGAAATCGAACGTGAGCGCCAGCTTGCTTTAATTTTGTTTGCGAGTCTCTTAGCATCTATATTTTTATTATTGATTATTTTTTTAAACTTGATTTTACAAAAAACCGTAGTTAATCCTTTAAGTATCTTAAAAGACGTTATGCTATCCCTTAGCTCTGGTCATTTGGGAAAACAAATTACTATTAAAAGCAAAGATGAAATTGGTAGTTTATCACTTATTTTCAATAAAATGTCATCCCAAATAGCCGATTCTTATGAGCAAATCCATCAGCAAAATGAAGCCTTAAAAAAGATGGATAAAATGAAAGATCAATTTTTGGCAAATACATCCCATGAATTGCGCACCCCTTTAAATGGAATTATTGGAATATCTGAATCTTTAATTGATGGAACTGTTGGCCAAATTGATGCTATTGCTCAAAAAAATCTTAAAATGATTGCGAACAGTGCAAGAAGGTTAACCAAATTAGTAAACGAAATTCTCGATTTTTCCAAACTTAATGAAAAAAAATTAAGTTTAAATCTTGATTCTGTGAAATTACAACCCCTTATAGAAGAGGTATTTAAATTATTTGACCCCCAAGTAGATGCAAAACAATTACAATTAATTAATTCTATATCTGATGACTTACCTCCTGTACATGCAGACGCAGATCGACTCAAACAAATTTTGATCAATCTTATTGATAATGCCATAAAATTTACATCTCAAGGGTTTGTAAGTATTGAAGCTCAATTAATTAAAAATTCAATTATTAGAATTTGTGTAACGGATTCCGGAATAGGCATCCCTGACGATCAATTAGATAGAATTTTCGAAGAGTTTATACAGATTGACGGTTCCTCCACTCGTAGTTTTGGAGGAACGGGATTAGGATTGGCTATTACTAAAAATTTGGTAGAATTACATGGAGGTAAAATAGGAGTTCAATCAGTTTTGAATAAAGGCACTGCTATATATTTTACGCTATTAGTAGTTGGACAAAGCAGTTATCCGATTGATGTTGACTTAGATGATATTCATATAGATCGTTTTAAAGGCATTCATAAATCAAATAAACAACTTATTGACGAATCATTAAGTTTGTCTAAGGATAAAATTGAAGATCAAACCATAGAGGAATATGAACAATTAAATCAATGTAGTGGTAATATTTTGGTTGTTGATGATGAACCAGTTAATTTGCATGTAGTTACTAATCATTTAATGAGTAAAAATTACACCGTAACAAAGGCTAATTCTGGTCGTGAAGCATTAAAAGCTATCGAGCAAACTCAATTAGGTAAGTTTCCAGCCTTTGATTTAGTACTATTAGATATAATGATGCCTATGATAGATGGTTATGAGGTAGTTAAACAAATTAGAGGCTCGTATAATTTATTTGAATTGCCGATTCTTTTATTAACAGCAAAAAATCAAGCAAAAGATTTAGCAAAAGGCTTTCAATTAGGCGCAAATGATTATATTACAAAGCCTTTTTTAAAAGAAGATTTATTGGCAAGAGTTGAAATCCACCTTTTATTAAGACAAACTTATCATCAATTAGTTGATAACTATAAACGAGCTAAAAAATTCGCCGAAGCTTCAGCTATGGCTAAATCTGAATTTCTGGCTAATATGAGTCATGAAATACGTACTCCCATGAATGGTGTAATTGCAGCAACAGATCTTGCCCTTGAGCTACAACTTGATCCTAAAGTCAAAAGATACCTGCAAATAATTCAATCTTCAGGATATTCACTGCTTGGCCTGATTAATGATATTTTAGATTTTTCCAAAATTGAAGCTGGCAAATTAGAATTGGAACAATCGCCTTTTAAATTAGATGAAGTCTTAATTAAAGTTAGTAATATTTTGAGTAATAAGGCTCAGGAAAAACACATCGAATTGCTTATTGATATTGATCCAGAAACACCAATGGCACTTATAGGTGACGATTTACGTATTCAACAGATTATCGTTAATCTTGTTGGAAATGCACTTAAATTTACCCCTTACTATGGATCAATTATAATAGGCGTTAAAAATGTTTCTAAATACAATAAAAATGACCAAGTTACCCTTGAATTTTATGTTAAAGATAATGGAGTCGGTATTAAACAAAAATTTTTAAAGCAAATTTTTAAACCTTTTACCCAAGAAGACGGTTCAACAACTCGTAAATTTGGCGGAACTGGTCTTGGATTATCTATTTGTAAACAACTTGTAACGAAAATGAATGGTGAAATATGGGTTGAAAGTATATATGGGCAAGGAAGCACATTTTATTTTACTATAACTCTTCCTATACAATCAGAAATCGAAAAAGAAAAATACACTATTCCAGCACAATTGAAAAATGAACGAGTACTGGTAGTGGATGATTCTGAAGAAAGTTGCTTTATTATTACTAAAATTTTAAAATCATTTGGATTTAAACCAGAAGTAGCTTTATTAGGAATCGATGCTATTGAAAAGATACAACAAGCAGAATTAAATGGTAAACAATTTAAACTTATTACTATGGATTTTATGATGCCAGGCATGAGTGGCATTGAGGTTTCTCGAAAAATTCGTCGCGAACTAAAAATTGATACTCCTATAATAATGATGACTATTTTTGGCAGAGAAGAAGAAGAAAGAGCTAAAGACGTTGGGATAAATGGATTTTTAACAAAACCCATTAGCCCATCTGTTTTTTTTACTACGATTATGAACATTTTTGGCACAAAAAATCAAAAGATTTATAAACAGGATGAATCAATAACAACTCCTTTGTCTGAACTTAAAGAAAAATTGAAAGGTATGCGTGTCTTATTAGCTGAAGATAATCTTACTAATCAAGAGATAGCATCCGCTGTCTTAAAAGGAGCTGGAATAGAATTTGAAATAGCCAACAATGGCAAAGAAGCAGTAAAAAAGGTTAAAAACGGTCAGTTTCAAGTTGTATTAATGGACATACAAATGCCAGAAATGGATGGGTATCAAGCAACAAGAGCTATTAGAGAAGATGATAGCTTCGATAATCTCCCCATTATTGCAATGACAGCTCATGCAATGAAAGGTGATGCGGAGAGATGCTTGGCATCTGGAATGAATGGCTATGTTACTAAACCGATAAGCCAGAAAAAATTATTTCAGACATTGTTTGAATGCTATAATGCAATAAACCAATCATCAAATAGTAATGAAGAATATACGAGCATCGCCACAGAAAATAATAATAATAACTTACCTCATCGATTGCCAGGATTAGATATTAAAGCAACTCTCGATTTTTTATCCATAGATGAAATGTTATTTAAAAAAATTTTAATGGGATTTGCAAAAGATAATCAAACTACTATTGATAAAATAAATAAAGCGTTCAACGAAGAAAACTGGGTTGAATTAGGTAATATTGCCCATACTTTGAAGGGAAGCGGATCTAATATTGGAGCCGTTGATTTACAAAAAAAAGCATTTGCATTAGAAAAAGCTTGTCAGCACAATATTGTTTTTAGAGAAATTGTTGATGCTATGATAGAATCTTTAAAGGAAGTTATACAGTCTATTGAAACACTTTTTTAA
- a CDS encoding DegT/DnrJ/EryC1/StrS family aminotransferase, with translation MKVPLLDLKIQYKSIESEILKVTEEIYKSQQFILGSYVTDLEKEIAKYCQTKYSIGVSSGTDALLISLMAADIGNGDIVITTPYTFFATAGSIARVGAKPVFVDIDSDTYNISAEKIKTAIEKMTNEERKKLKAIMPVHLYGQCADMDSICAIAKEYNLVIIEDAAQAIGSEYKGKRAGSIGDFGCFSFFPSKNLGAFGDGGIVTVNSEDLYEKLKILRVHGSKPKYYHKIIGGNFRLDNLQAAVVLIKLKYLDNWTKGRQENAKQYTKLFTDAGLTEKIKLPTARENRHIYNQFVIQVTEKRDELRQFLTDAEIGTEIYYPVPLHIQECFSYLGYKEGDLKDSEHASNYTIALPIYPELTNEQLTYVVEKIKEFLM, from the coding sequence ATGAAAGTTCCTTTACTTGATTTAAAAATTCAGTACAAAAGCATTGAATCAGAAATACTAAAAGTTACTGAAGAAATTTATAAAAGCCAACAGTTCATTTTAGGCAGTTATGTAACTGATCTTGAAAAAGAAATCGCTAAATACTGCCAAACAAAATATTCTATAGGCGTTTCATCAGGGACTGACGCTCTTTTAATTTCCCTTATGGCTGCAGATATTGGCAATGGAGATATAGTTATTACAACTCCATATACATTTTTTGCCACAGCAGGATCAATAGCAAGAGTTGGGGCTAAGCCTGTTTTTGTTGATATAGATTCCGATACCTACAATATATCTGCCGAAAAAATTAAAACTGCAATTGAAAAAATGACTAATGAAGAAAGAAAAAAATTAAAAGCTATAATGCCTGTTCATCTTTATGGACAATGCGCAGACATGGACTCAATATGTGCGATAGCAAAAGAATATAATTTAGTAATAATAGAAGATGCTGCTCAAGCTATAGGTTCAGAATATAAAGGCAAAAGAGCTGGATCTATTGGCGATTTTGGCTGTTTTTCTTTTTTCCCATCTAAAAACCTTGGAGCCTTTGGAGATGGCGGAATTGTAACTGTAAATTCTGAAGATTTATACGAAAAATTAAAAATTTTAAGGGTTCATGGTTCAAAACCAAAGTATTACCATAAAATAATCGGTGGAAACTTTAGACTTGATAATCTTCAAGCAGCAGTGGTGTTGATAAAACTAAAATATCTTGATAATTGGACAAAAGGTCGTCAAGAAAATGCTAAACAATATACAAAATTATTTACTGACGCTGGATTAACTGAAAAAATTAAGCTCCCAACAGCAAGAGAAAACAGGCATATATATAATCAATTTGTTATACAGGTTACTGAAAAAAGAGACGAATTACGTCAATTTTTAACTGACGCTGAAATCGGAACGGAAATATATTATCCTGTTCCTCTTCATATTCAAGAGTGTTTTTCTTACTTAGGTTATAAAGAAGGAGATTTAAAAGATTCAGAACATGCTTCAAATTATACAATAGCGTTACCTATATATCCTGAGCTTACTAATGAACAATTAACTTATGTTGTCGAAAAAATAAAAGAGTTTTTAATGTAA
- a CDS encoding ABC transporter substrate-binding protein: protein MKKIIFSQLIIIYLLIFSLTSICFGTETIKIGAIFDKTGEASSDGNEYFKIIRFLIEEANNNGGLIGKKIELLEFNNQGTQLGSRLSAKRAVESGVVAVIGACWSSNSTAAAQILQAAKIPMISPNSTDPKVTLIGDYIFRACFTDPFQGAVMAKFAVDDLKARTAIVLTNISQQYCVGLSDVFINKFKEYNGEILWQGRYHQDDTDFTPLIIEIQKLNPDIIYLPGYQQDSALIMMQARKKGIKTIFIGGDGWDNIMYKYSKDAIIGNIFSLHYHVDAANEMSRSLMNKYQEKNDAIEEPYRLILAYDAVTILFEAIKKANSVNPSTIRDAIAKTKDIQGATGLISIDENGDPVKSAVIVKFGENYVIYLKTVNP from the coding sequence ATGAAAAAAATTATTTTTAGCCAATTAATAATCATTTATTTACTTATTTTTTCGTTAACATCAATATGTTTTGGGACAGAAACAATCAAAATTGGTGCGATTTTTGATAAAACTGGTGAAGCATCCTCAGACGGAAATGAATATTTTAAAATTATTCGATTTTTAATTGAAGAGGCTAATAATAATGGAGGATTGATAGGAAAAAAAATTGAACTACTGGAATTTAACAATCAAGGCACTCAATTAGGTTCTAGGCTATCAGCTAAAAGAGCAGTAGAATCGGGTGTTGTTGCCGTTATAGGAGCTTGCTGGAGTTCTAATTCAACTGCAGCCGCTCAGATATTACAGGCCGCAAAAATTCCTATGATATCTCCTAATTCAACGGACCCTAAAGTAACTTTGATTGGGGATTATATTTTTAGAGCATGTTTTACAGATCCTTTTCAAGGAGCTGTCATGGCTAAATTTGCAGTTGACGACTTGAAAGCCAGAACAGCAATTGTATTAACTAATATTAGTCAACAATATTGTGTCGGGCTTTCTGATGTTTTTATAAATAAATTTAAAGAATACAATGGAGAAATTCTTTGGCAAGGAAGATATCATCAAGATGATACAGATTTTACCCCATTGATTATTGAAATTCAAAAATTGAATCCAGATATAATTTATTTGCCAGGTTATCAGCAAGATTCAGCTTTAATAATGATGCAAGCCAGAAAAAAAGGTATCAAAACCATTTTTATCGGAGGGGATGGCTGGGACAATATTATGTATAAATATTCTAAAGACGCCATTATTGGAAATATTTTTAGCTTACATTATCATGTAGATGCAGCAAATGAAATGAGCAGATCCTTGATGAATAAATATCAAGAAAAAAATGATGCTATTGAAGAACCATATAGGTTAATTTTGGCATATGATGCAGTAACAATTCTTTTCGAAGCAATTAAAAAGGCCAATTCTGTAAATCCATCGACAATACGAGATGCTATTGCAAAAACAAAAGATATACAGGGAGCTACAGGGCTAATCAGTATTGATGAAAATGGAGACCCAGTTAAATCGGCAGTAATTGTCAAATTTGGAGAAAATTATGTTATCTACTTAAAAACAGTAAATCCTTAA
- a CDS encoding 8-amino-7-oxononanoate synthase translates to MPKEKLSFIKNDLNALEKANQLRNLRDVNPVSEAIIEINGNRLINFSSNDYLGLSKHPLLKQRSIEFIERYGTGSTASRLVCGSYLCFKEIEEKLAILKKTERSLIFNSGFQANTSILASIADRGSLILIDRNIHNSLIQGAILSRGRIERFKHNDIKNLEKHLYQTKKEKYSKIFIIAESVYSMDGDKADIDALIEISKEFKAILIVDDAHGMGIFGEKGMGSALGNDIDLIIGTFGKSCGSFGAYIACSEEMRKYLINKCSGLIYSTALPPSVLGAIDGALEIIPFMENNRKKILENAQFLRNRLNKAGFDTGMSNTNIIPIIVGDSEKVLELSKYLEKNEMFAVPIRPPTVKKGEARIRITICDFHTKEHIETLINFLQKWRNQNN, encoded by the coding sequence TTGCCAAAAGAAAAGTTGTCATTCATTAAAAATGACTTAAATGCCTTAGAAAAAGCCAATCAACTAAGAAACCTCAGGGATGTAAATCCAGTTTCTGAAGCTATAATAGAAATTAACGGCAATAGACTAATAAATTTTAGCTCTAATGATTATTTAGGATTATCTAAACACCCTTTATTAAAGCAAAGATCAATTGAATTTATCGAAAGATATGGAACAGGGTCAACAGCGTCAAGACTTGTTTGTGGATCATATTTATGTTTTAAGGAAATAGAAGAAAAATTAGCCATATTAAAAAAGACTGAAAGATCACTTATTTTTAATTCCGGCTTTCAAGCAAATACATCTATTTTAGCATCAATTGCTGATAGAGGATCATTAATATTAATTGACCGGAATATTCATAATAGCTTAATTCAAGGAGCTATCTTAAGCAGAGGCAGGATTGAAAGATTTAAGCACAATGATATAAAAAATCTTGAAAAGCATTTATATCAAACAAAAAAAGAAAAATATTCTAAAATATTTATTATTGCCGAATCTGTTTATAGCATGGACGGAGATAAAGCAGATATTGATGCTTTGATAGAGATAAGTAAGGAATTTAAAGCCATTCTAATTGTTGATGATGCTCATGGAATGGGTATTTTTGGCGAAAAAGGGATGGGATCGGCTTTAGGGAATGATATAGATTTAATTATTGGAACCTTTGGAAAATCATGTGGTTCTTTTGGAGCGTATATCGCATGTTCTGAAGAAATGCGAAAATATCTTATCAATAAATGCAGCGGACTTATATACTCTACAGCCTTACCTCCATCTGTTTTAGGAGCTATTGACGGAGCCCTTGAAATAATACCCTTTATGGAAAACAATAGAAAAAAAATTTTGGAAAATGCTCAATTTCTACGCAATCGTTTAAATAAAGCAGGCTTTGATACTGGAATGTCCAATACCAATATAATTCCAATTATTGTTGGAGATTCTGAAAAAGTTCTTGAATTATCAAAATATCTTGAAAAAAATGAAATGTTTGCCGTTCCGATAAGACCTCCAACAGTCAAAAAAGGCGAAGCCCGCATTAGAATTACAATTTGCGATTTTCATACAAAAGAACATATTGAAACTTTAATAAATTTTTTGCAAAAATGGAGAAATCAAAATAATTAG
- a CDS encoding alpha/beta hydrolase, whose protein sequence is MDRGYFYGQTTNFSFPLNTIDVLICHSLGLHFIPEDVLIGTRLLVLFGCFKYFHSEEKKESKLSKKIVNAMIKGLKTNPYNLLKEFYTNAYFPDEFENHLNSNVNHLKLMDDLIFLNNNKFNIEPLKVIPKILIFHGKEDIIVNQSKSIELHESLNNSNLVIFEKGGHALPFTHVSECWDIIRFEKE, encoded by the coding sequence TTGGATAGAGGTTATTTTTATGGACAAACAACCAATTTTTCATTTCCTTTAAATACAATAGATGTCCTAATATGCCATTCCCTTGGTCTTCATTTTATTCCAGAAGACGTATTAATAGGTACTCGCTTGCTTGTTTTATTTGGGTGCTTTAAGTATTTTCATTCCGAAGAAAAAAAAGAATCAAAATTATCAAAAAAAATTGTTAATGCAATGATAAAGGGGCTTAAAACTAATCCCTATAATTTATTAAAAGAATTTTATACTAATGCTTATTTTCCAGATGAGTTTGAAAATCATCTAAATAGCAATGTGAATCATTTAAAATTGATGGATGATTTGATTTTTCTTAATAATAATAAATTTAACATCGAGCCTTTAAAAGTTATTCCTAAAATTTTAATCTTCCATGGTAAAGAAGATATAATTGTGAACCAAAGTAAATCAATCGAATTGCACGAATCTTTGAATAATAGTAATCTTGTAATATTTGAAAAAGGTGGGCATGCTTTGCCATTTACCCATGTTTCCGAATGCTGGGATATTATTAGGTTTGAAAAGGAATAG
- a CDS encoding methyltransferase domain-containing protein, translating into MKDNKETIKKNFSKFASYYEDYAVVQKIGVSWIIERLKLLKNSFIDAPFLEIGCGTGIITIPLVSIFNDRKIIVSDLSQEMLEICKQKTNSSGIDYSMVEWSCIDGEYLTEENVYSLVISGFTFQWFKDIYGSIKNIMNSLKQGGYLIFSFLGENSFKEWKKKCNQLNYSYTGNPLPSVNAIEKKLLADNFQVLSHKEELRIKYPSSKKFFQSLKRLGAGTSISKEALTLSQMKNLINFWNNENPDGCNVTYELCYMIIGKKEKPLL; encoded by the coding sequence TTGAAAGATAATAAAGAAACAATAAAAAAAAATTTTTCCAAGTTTGCATCATATTATGAAGATTACGCAGTAGTTCAAAAAATTGGAGTAAGCTGGATTATTGAGCGACTTAAGCTTCTTAAAAATTCTTTTATTGATGCACCTTTTCTTGAAATCGGATGCGGAACAGGTATAATTACAATTCCGCTTGTTTCAATTTTTAATGATAGAAAAATAATAGTAAGCGATCTTTCGCAAGAAATGTTAGAAATCTGTAAACAAAAAACTAATTCATCTGGTATAGACTACTCAATGGTTGAATGGTCATGTATAGATGGAGAATATTTAACCGAAGAAAATGTGTATTCCTTAGTAATATCTGGATTTACTTTTCAATGGTTTAAGGATATTTATGGCAGTATAAAAAACATTATGAACTCCCTTAAACAAGGAGGATATCTTATTTTTTCATTTTTAGGGGAAAATTCTTTTAAAGAATGGAAAAAAAAATGTAATCAGCTTAATTATTCCTATACCGGAAATCCATTACCTTCAGTTAATGCGATAGAAAAAAAATTGTTAGCCGATAATTTTCAAGTTTTGAGCCATAAGGAAGAATTAAGGATTAAATATCCATCCTCAAAAAAATTTTTTCAATCATTAAAAAGATTAGGCGCAGGTACTTCAATTTCAAAAGAAGCATTAACATTAAGCCAGATGAAAAATTTAATTAATTTTTGGAATAATGAAAATCCAGATGGTTGTAATGTGACGTATGAATTATGTTATATGATTATCGGAAAAAAAGAGAAGCCTTTGTTATGA